One Ilumatobacter fluminis genomic window, GACCTACACCCAGCCGATGATGCGCTACGCGTTCGATCGTGCCGTCGCCGACGAGATCGCCGGGGGCACGTGGCGCGACCTGTTCGACATCGTCGTGGTCGCGGCGGCCAAGCCGCTGTTCTTCGAGGCGAACGTGTCGTCGTTCCGGATGGTCGATCCCGATCGCGGCCTGTTCATCCCGCACCACGGGCGGTACGCAGAAGGCGAGGTGTACCACGGCGGCTGCGCCTCGGTGGTCGAGCAGAGCCTCGACCTCGCCGGCGATCAGATCCTGTACGTCGGCGACCACCTGTTCGGCGACGTCCACGTGACCAAGACCCTCGTCCGCTGGCGGACGGCGCTCATCCTGCGCGAGATCGAGGGCGAGATCGTCGACGCCGTCGGGTTCGCCGACGACGAGGCGGTGTTGCGATCGATGATGCTCGACAAGGTCGACCTCGAGACCCGGCTGTCACAGGCTCGGCTCGACGCGGCCCGTGCCGGATCCCGCCGTTCCGACGACATCGACCGGTTGTACGGCGAGATCGCCCGACTCGACGAGAAGATCACACCGTTGGCGATCCGTTCCGGATCGCTCGGCAACGATGTGTGGGGTCCGTTGATGCGGGCGGGCAACGACAAGAGCCTGTTCGCCCGCCAGGTCGAGAAGTACGCCGACGTCTACACCAGCCGGGTCGCCAACTTCGGCGCCCGCACCCCCTACGCCTACCTCCGAGCCGCCCGAACCAACCTCCCCCACGACACCCCGGCCTGACCTCGTCGGTCCCCAGCCCGGTCAGGGGCAGAGGTCGGCCGGATAACTCGTTGCGCCCTCGGGCGGCAGGTCAAGCACGACCGTGTCGGGACCGATCATGAGACCGAACTCCCAGTCGGCCGTCGCACCGGTTCCGACGATGAACTCGTACATCGGACCCGCACCGTCGGTTACCGATCCCATGCTGCTGATGTCGCCTCGAACGGTGGTCCCGGCTACACAGCCGGGTAGATCGGTCAGAACCGCGAAGGTGCGAGTGCCGTCCGCCAGCTGCCGCGTCGGGAACACGACGATGTCACCGGGCTGCTGACAGCCGGCCGACACGGCGTTGCCGTCGGTGACGACACACAACTGGCCGTCGTCGATGCCGAACCAGTACGCGAGGCCGCCGTCCTCGCCCGAGGTCAGGACGACCATGTCGTCCACTCCGAGCTCGGTGGCCGACGGGTTGTCAGCCAGGGCTGGGTCGGGAGTCGGTGCCGCCGACTCGTCGTGAGCGACGACGCCCGGTTCGACGACGCCGAGCGGCTCGCCGTCGGTCGACATGGCAGTGAACGTCGGCATGGCTACGTCGACGGTCACCGCGATGAACCACACCCATCCGCTCGCCTCGATCCGTTCGATCGTCATGCGGGAGCTGTCATCCACCGAGAGCGTCGCCACCGACGGGTCGGCCATGATGAGCCAGTTGGCGACGCGATCGCTGGTGCCCTGGTCGACCGTCGCGGCGGCCACGCCGTCGGGCAACGTCTCGGGCATCCCCTGGCAGCTTCCCGACGAGCCGCTGCCCGTTGCGACGTTGACGCACAGTTGTCCGTCGATCTCGCCGAAGGCCCACCCGTACGTGACGTCGTCGATCTCACCGCCGCCTTCGCCGAACAGCACGTCGAACGACGCCGCATCTGCGTCGGGAGGCGATTCGGATCGCAGCAGTTCCGCCCAGGTCCGTTCGTCGACCGTCACAACGGTCGTGGCGAGCGAATCCAGGCGCTCGACGGACGGATCGGCCCCAGCGGAGAGCAACTGTGCAACGACTCCCTGCGATGGAGCCCACATCAGGAGTCGGCCGCCCTGCTGTTCGTCGCCGCCGTACAACGGACCCCAGTCGAACTCGTAGCCCGTGCCACCGGCCAGTTCGATCTCGACCGGCTCGTCGAGCCACCACTCGGCAGCCGTCACCGATGCTGCGAGCGATCCACGCATCGTCGTCAGAACGAGCGAACGGTCGCTGCCGTCGGCCGGCTCGTAGACCACCGTCGAGCTGTCGGGCTCCATGCCGCGCATCGTCGAGAACGGCGCCCCGGCATCGGATGCCACGAGGTCGAGGGCGACTGAGGACGGGAGCGGGCCGGCGTCGGGATCGACGACCAGCTGTTCGGCGATCTCGAGGAGTCGGTCGGCGTCGGCGTGATGGCTGGCGAGCAGGATCCACGGTCCATCGGTCTCCCGCCATGTGAGCGACGTGCCGCCCGCGTCGAGTCCGGCATCCTCGCCGGACGCGATGACGCCGCTGACGCCTCGGACGTCGACCGGGTCGCCATTTCCGGTCTCGCCGAAGTCGCCCCACGCGACGAGGAGGTCGTCCGACTCGAAGGCGGTGTCGTCCGAGTCGTCGCCGTAGTAGTCGAACCGGAACTGCTCTGCCTCCGAAGCCTGCGTTCCATCGGTTGCGAACACCGGGATCCACGCCGGTGACTCAATGCCGAGTTTCGGCACCTCGACGTCGACGGGCAGCGAGATGGGTGCGGTCACGGGTTCGACGTCGTCGCGACCTCGGTTGACGACCAGGAGGCCGCCGACGATCACGATGATGACGGCTGCGCCGGCGAAGACCGGTCGCCAGAGGGCTGATCGAGACGCGGCCTCGCCGATCGGTGGCCGTTCGAGCGGTGCGACTGCTGTTCGTACAGCGGTCGACGAACTACGAGCGATCTCCTCGAGTTTCATGATTCGGTGCCTTCCCGGGATGCGTCGTCGGCACCGAGCCGTGCGGCCAGGGTGGCGCGAGCCCGGTGCAGTTGGGTCTTGACCGTGCCTGCGGAGATGCCGAGGACGGCGGCGATGTCGTCTACGGGGCGATCGTCGAGGTAGTGGAGGGCAACGATCTGTGCCTGCCGTTCGGGTAAGCCTCGTACGGCCGACCAGAACTGATCGGCCGACTCGGGTAGTTCGCCCGGAAGATCACGATTGCGGACGGCATGCTTGGCGTAGGCCCGCGCCTCAGCGCTGCGGCGCCGTCCCCACGAACGAGCCTTGTTGACGGCAACTCGACGTACCCACGCTCCTGGATCGTCGTAGTCGGCGATCACACCCCACTTTCGGTGGGCTTCGATGAATGCGTCCTGTGCGAGCTCCTCGGCAGCCCACCGGCTCCCGGAGAGCACATACACGAGCGCCACCACTTGGTGGTATTCCGACCGGTAACAGTCGGTGAACGACCGCGTGGTCGTCCGAAGGAGATCGGGTTGTTCGCCGATCTCCCCATCATGCGTCGTTCTCACACCACCAACACGCACACCACCCCGATCCGGGTTGACAGCCGGCGAGCCTCGAGCTGCATCAGGCCATTGGTCAGGTCCGGATGCTGCCGGCGGGGGTGACGTCGGCTTCGTTCTGGAGGGCGGCCTTGAAGCTGGGGGTGGCCTGCAAGGCGACGATGTCGGCGGGCATCTCGATGCCGGCGTCGTCGAGGCGGCGCTTGACCGCCTTGATGGCGGCGTCCTTGACGAGGAGTGAGTCGAACCGGCGGGCCGAGGTCCAGAACATGGCGACGATGTCGACGGTCGACACATTCAGATTTTCGACCAGCGCCATCGGCGGCGGATCGAGTCGGACACCGTCGACGGAACGCAAGGCAGCGATGATCGCGGTAGTCGCTTCCTCGGCGTCGTTCTCGTAGGCGATGCCCACCACGAACTCCTGACGATGGTCGTCGCGATAGGTGTGGACCACGATCTCGTTCTTGTAGACGTCGCGATTCGGGATGACCACCAGCTCGCCGTCGTACCGGATGATGCGGGTCTCGCGGATGGTGATGCCCTCGACGGTGCCCGACTGGCCCATCACCTCGATCTGGTCACCGGACCGGAACGGCTGGCGGAACAACAACAGCATCCCGGAGAGGGTGTTCTCGAGGATGTCCTGGAATGCGAAGCCGACGGCGATCGAGAAGAAGCCGAGACCAGCCAGCAGGTCGACCGGACGCACCGACGGGAACGTGATCGCCATCGCGATCAGCACGACCACGGTCAGGAAGATCCAACCGCCGA contains:
- a CDS encoding SigE family RNA polymerase sigma factor — translated: MRVGGVRTTHDGEIGEQPDLLRTTTRSFTDCYRSEYHQVVALVYVLSGSRWAAEELAQDAFIEAHRKWGVIADYDDPGAWVRRVAVNKARSWGRRRSAEARAYAKHAVRNRDLPGELPESADQFWSAVRGLPERQAQIVALHYLDDRPVDDIAAVLGISAGTVKTQLHRARATLAARLGADDASREGTES
- a CDS encoding HAD-IG family 5'-nucleotidase, encoding MTHDLPALPPERGMFANRTLNLRSVEAIGYDMDYTLIPYRTDEWEAAAFAHAGIELGRHGVNVEGLHFEPDAYIQGLVIDLDLGNLLKATRFGYVIQGTHGTTRLSFDELRRAYSDVVVDLAEPRFRFLNTLFSISEASLYAQLVDRLDAGELMTSERAAPMGYDELYRLVSGSIDKVHQTGALKSEIISNPDRFCSLDDETARTLLDQRLAGKRLLLITNSEWTYTQPMMRYAFDRAVADEIAGGTWRDLFDIVVVAAAKPLFFEANVSSFRMVDPDRGLFIPHHGRYAEGEVYHGGCASVVEQSLDLAGDQILYVGDHLFGDVHVTKTLVRWRTALILREIEGEIVDAVGFADDEAVLRSMMLDKVDLETRLSQARLDAARAGSRRSDDIDRLYGEIARLDEKITPLAIRSGSLGNDVWGPLMRAGNDKSLFARQVEKYADVYTSRVANFGARTPYAYLRAARTNLPHDTPA
- a CDS encoding mechanosensitive ion channel family protein translates to MWLRATDDPAAEIEESASSLWESTLDFVPRIGVAAVIVAAGWAASRGLRWLLHRYLRRRQTPSFATVMSKIGGWIFLTVVVLIAMAITFPSVRPVDLLAGLGFFSIAVGFAFQDILENTLSGMLLLFRQPFRSGDQIEVMGQSGTVEGITIRETRIIRYDGELVVIPNRDVYKNEIVVHTYRDDHRQEFVVGIAYENDAEEATTAIIAALRSVDGVRLDPPPMALVENLNVSTVDIVAMFWTSARRFDSLLVKDAAIKAVKRRLDDAGIEMPADIVALQATPSFKAALQNEADVTPAGSIRT